A part of Anolis sagrei isolate rAnoSag1 chromosome 3, rAnoSag1.mat, whole genome shotgun sequence genomic DNA contains:
- the MARVELD1 gene encoding MARVEL domain-containing protein 1, with protein MPLPPPPSSPPPPCPASRESLSCNRDFLQSLLGGLRIAQLLSGAICWVTLAAHKYEGATYFAVFAAVLVWLLTLVIFGLSLLGRWSLVPVLGTRWLLTNIVHDLFFGVILFTAAAGIMGHKAQWFSYCNLPHYPHPCSYGAYVTAAVFAGIAAFLYLLSGFYCLARRFQGHQDIN; from the coding sequence ATGCCTCTCCCACCACCCCCTTCCTCGCCGCCACCCCCTTGCCCAGCATCTCGAGAgtctctgagttgcaacagggaCTTTCTGCAAAGTTTATTGGGAGGGCTGCGCATTGCACAGCTGCTGTCTGGTGCTATCTGCTGGGTGACTTTAGCAGCACACAAGTATGAAGGCGCTACCTACTTTGCAGTCTTTGCGGCTGTTCTGGTATGGCTGCTAACCTTGGTGATCTTTGGCCTCAGCCTGTTGGGCCGCTGGTCTCTCGTGCCGGTGTTGGGAACCCGGTGGCTCTTGACAAACATTGTGCATGACCTGTTCTTTGGAGTCATCCTCTTTACAGCCGCTGCGGGTATCATGGGGCATAAGGCCCAGTGGTTCAGCTATTGCAACCTGCCACACTATCCTCATCCTTGCAGTTATGGTGCCTATGTGACTGCGGCTGTCTTTGCTGGCATCGCTGCCTTCCTATACCTGCTTTCAGGATTCTACTGCTTGGCACGGCGTTTTCAGGGACACCAGGATATCAACTAA